Proteins from a single region of Haloterrigena alkaliphila:
- a CDS encoding magnesium transporter gives MVGQDSAVDVYRQALPVILVSLVAGLFAGTLLGTETMREGIRSVPGILLLLPAFLATRGGVYGSLGARLSSGLHQGLIDPHFEWNDRLRNAVVASFLNGMIVSVLIAVLAWGVLLVLGRSGNLLELIIILVVAALLSAFAMLGVLLTVLFKGYRRGLDPDNVIGPVVTTVGDVFGVVFLLIGIEVAGVIL, from the coding sequence ATGGTGGGCCAGGACTCGGCCGTCGACGTCTACAGGCAGGCGTTGCCGGTGATCCTCGTCAGTCTCGTGGCAGGGCTGTTCGCGGGCACGCTGCTGGGGACCGAAACCATGCGCGAGGGGATCCGGAGCGTCCCCGGGATCCTCCTGTTGCTGCCCGCCTTTCTCGCGACGCGCGGCGGCGTCTACGGTTCGCTCGGCGCGCGCCTCTCGAGCGGCCTCCACCAGGGGCTGATCGACCCGCACTTCGAGTGGAACGACCGCCTGCGCAACGCGGTCGTCGCCTCGTTTCTCAACGGGATGATCGTCTCCGTGCTCATCGCGGTGCTCGCCTGGGGGGTCCTGCTCGTGTTGGGCCGGAGCGGAAACCTGCTCGAACTGATCATCATCCTCGTCGTCGCGGCGCTGTTGAGCGCGTTCGCGATGCTCGGCGTGCTGTTGACCGTGCTCTTCAAGGGGTACCGCCGCGGCCTCGACCCGGACAACGTCATCGGACCCGTCGTGACGACCGTCGGCGACGTCTTCGGCGTCGTCTTCCTCCTGATCGGTATCGAGGTCGCGGGGGTGATCCTGTGA